One Actinomycetota bacterium DNA segment encodes these proteins:
- a CDS encoding isoamylase early set domain-containing protein, with translation MIKQTPVKGSDKVKVNFVLPKDSVTGKVSVVGDFNGWDPFVHPLRPRSNGTKSVTVTLPVSQRFAFRYLDDDGRWLDDDSAHEYVDNGVGGVNSVVHT, from the coding sequence GTGATCAAGCAGACCCCGGTGAAGGGCAGCGACAAGGTCAAGGTCAACTTCGTCCTCCCCAAGGACTCGGTCACCGGGAAGGTCTCGGTGGTCGGCGACTTCAACGGCTGGGACCCCTTCGTCCACCCGCTCCGCCCGCGCAGCAACGGCACCAAGAGCGTCACCGTCACCCTCCCGGTCTCGCAGCGGTTCGCCTTCAGGTACCTGGACGACGACGGCCGCTGGCTCGACGACGACAGCGCCCACGAGTACGTGGACAACGGCGTCGGCGGCGTCAACAGCGTGGTGCACACCTAG